One window of Grus americana isolate bGruAme1 chromosome 18, bGruAme1.mat, whole genome shotgun sequence genomic DNA carries:
- the LOC129214694 gene encoding nucleoside diphosphate kinase A-like isoform X1, translated as MLPLERTMASISERTFIAIKPDGVQRGLVGEIIKRFEQKGFKLVAMKLIHASEDLLREHYIDLKDRPFYDGLVQYMHSGPVVAMVWEGLNVVKTGRVMLGETNPFDSKPGTIRGDLCVQVGRNIIHGSDSVESAETEINLWFTPEELVDYRSCAHEWIYE; from the exons ATGCTGCCCTTGGAGAG GACGATGGCTTCAATCTCTGAGCGCACGTTCATCGCCATCAAGCCCGACGGAGTCCAGCGGGGACTGGTGGGAGAGATCATCAAGCGGTTTGAACAGAAAGGATTCAAACTGGTGGCCATGAAATTAATACAC gCCTCTGAAGACCTTCTGAGAGAACACTACATTGACCTAAAAGACCGGCCGTTCTATGACGGTCTGGTGCAGTACATGCACTCTGGACCCGTTGTAGCTATG gtgtggGAGGGTCTTAATGTGGTTAAGACTGGAAGAGTGATGCTGGGAGAAACTAATCCATTTGATTCAAAGCCTGGCACTATTCGTGGTGACCTCTGCGTTCAAGTCGGAAG gaACATCATTCATGGAAGTGATTCTGTAGAAAGCGCTGAGACAGAGATCAATTTATGGTTCACTCCTGAAGAACTGGTTGATTACAGAAGCTGTGCTCATGAATGGATCTATGAGTAA
- the LOC129214829 gene encoding nucleoside diphosphate kinase has protein sequence MHRDREEVEGGCEQVKGPGAASRSAQPGQQLPLPGTAGARRQLGRVPPGAEGAQRPPPAPAAPTGPAASPQRGLAPKRAAGPARPAPKRRKPGGSSSPQGGGSGDRPPPFPPLSSAVAVRAAAGAPASAMAANCERTFIAIKPDGVQRGLVGEIIKRFEQKGFRLVAMKFVHASEDLLKQHYIDLKDRPFYPGLVKYMNSGPVVAMVWEGLNVVKTGRVMLGETNPADSKPGTIRGDFCIQVGRNIIHGSDSVESAQKEINLWFKPAELIDFKSCAHDWIYE, from the exons ATGCATCGAGACCGCGAGGAGGTGGAA GGCGGCTGCGAGCAGGTGAAGGGGCCCGGTGCCGCCAGCCGTTCGGCACAGCCCGGCCAACAGCTGCCTTTGCCCGGCACGGCGGGGGCTCGGCGGCAGCTGGGCCGTGTCCCGCCGGGCGCTGAGGGAGCGCAGCGgccgccgccagccccggcGGCACCGACCGGCCCGGCCGCATCCCCGCAGCGCGGGCTGGCGCCGAAGCGAGCCGCCGGCCCCGCCAGGCCCGCCCCCAAGCGCCGCAAGCCGGGCGGCTCCTCCTCTCCGCAGGGCGGGGGATCCGGCGACCGCCCGCcgccttttcctcctctttcttcgGCGGTTGCGGTGCGGGCGGCTGCGGGAGCTCCGGCGAG CGCGATGGCTGCCAACTGCGAGCGCACCTTCATCGCCATCAAGCCCGATGGGGTCCAGCGGGGGCTGGTGGGAGAGATCATCAAGCGGTTCGAGCAGAAGGGCTTCCGGCTGGTGGCCATGAAGTTCGTGCAC GCCTCTGAAGACCTTCTCAAACAACATTACATTGACCTGAAAGACCGACCGTTCTACCCTGGTTTGGTTAAATACATGAACTCTGGACCTGTTGTGGCCATG gtaTGGGAAGGACTCAACGTGGTTAAAACTGGGAGAGTGATGCTAGGGGAAACAAACCCTGCAGACTCTAAGCCTGGTACTATCCGTGGTGACTTCTGCATTCAAGTAGGAAG AAACATCATTCATGGCAGTGACTCCGTGGAGAGTGCGCAGAAGGAGATCAACCTGTGGTTCAAACCTGCAGAGCTCATTGACTTCAAGTCTTGTGCACATGATTGGATCTATGAGTGA
- the LOC129214694 gene encoding nucleoside diphosphate kinase-like isoform X2, whose translation MASISERTFIAIKPDGVQRGLVGEIIKRFEQKGFKLVAMKLIHASEDLLREHYIDLKDRPFYDGLVQYMHSGPVVAMVWEGLNVVKTGRVMLGETNPFDSKPGTIRGDLCVQVGRNIIHGSDSVESAETEINLWFTPEELVDYRSCAHEWIYE comes from the exons ATGGCTTCAATCTCTGAGCGCACGTTCATCGCCATCAAGCCCGACGGAGTCCAGCGGGGACTGGTGGGAGAGATCATCAAGCGGTTTGAACAGAAAGGATTCAAACTGGTGGCCATGAAATTAATACAC gCCTCTGAAGACCTTCTGAGAGAACACTACATTGACCTAAAAGACCGGCCGTTCTATGACGGTCTGGTGCAGTACATGCACTCTGGACCCGTTGTAGCTATG gtgtggGAGGGTCTTAATGTGGTTAAGACTGGAAGAGTGATGCTGGGAGAAACTAATCCATTTGATTCAAAGCCTGGCACTATTCGTGGTGACCTCTGCGTTCAAGTCGGAAG gaACATCATTCATGGAAGTGATTCTGTAGAAAGCGCTGAGACAGAGATCAATTTATGGTTCACTCCTGAAGAACTGGTTGATTACAGAAGCTGTGCTCATGAATGGATCTATGAGTAA